In one Chitinophaga sancti genomic region, the following are encoded:
- a CDS encoding T9SS type A sorting domain-containing protein, with protein sequence MKLLRILKLIVLLIQASVLSMRKLLLFTHLLIITFCLFVPLTIMGQTSWKGTVNTSWSESGNWTAGVPAANSSVVIGDANFTGSFQPTVNIPASCKSLTLTSGTLTQNKSLYIGGNLTINAGATLTHNSGPLTVSGNFIRNGTYTAASGATVLLSGTASTITGTTTFSNLNILAGSNVSISNNITVNNALTVNGTFTPVENTTPYLVSGTGALNVGANGTLKVNAATFGANYGLSGTITLAAGSTVEYSANTVAQSISATPSYSTLKISGSTVKTLPGNLSALNSSTAYTGKIDVTAGTLDVATFTANRGSSVTGGWLHVGNGATLRIGGTNTLPTGFASTQLELNSTIEYYGTTQTVAAATYGNLILSTTSSTKVTTATPTTINGDLTIAASVTFAPAANMTMNGATNINGTMNGGSFTYTLNGNWANTGTFTGNTSTVILNGNGTTITGTGTNNFNNLTIGTGNVTAAATSAINVAGNMVSNGTFTHGSGGTVTLSGATSTITGTGIIFDNLTISGTVTASSNFAMTGNLVVNGTYTGSSNILTMTGASKTISGTGTTTFSTLFIQGSITAANNFTIANALDVSGNLTTTNTTTFSGTSTLSGTPNLNNVTVSGTSLQLAANAVLGVAGALTLTGTLNVTGTIPNTVNFNGSSAQTIPTGTYNNLTIAGGNTKTAGGALTVNGDLNIASGGTFAAGSYTHTVSGNWINTGTFTPGTSTIALAGNTNTTISGAAAATVTFNNLTLSKTNQTNTVTMANSVTINGTPTLTTGIIYTGSNVMTFAGSERTTGAGIVIGTITRLFTSLLGVGTSYFESSLTYLTGITTVLNGSITVTTTKMPVTSFPSGASVNRTYAFTTSGISLSLFPTLSLHYEDIELNGNVENNMQIYSGTTGSGTWSVLGKNTNNSTSNFVNYNALSIAVNGNSATFSDGAPVVRWIGGTSTDWNTASNWTVVGGGTARVPTTTDVADLGSANFTNQPNISAAASVRAVYFGSASTNPVTLSITSGGSLTTSGNITASWSANKTHTINADAQNITVGGDLLLSDGTAGHAINLNVSTGTVSVAGNVWQTGGANITFSGAGALNISGDFNYSSGTFTPSTSTVTYNGTISQIVAAVPYNNLTIAKSAAIAGINSAITVAGNLSLTTAAGQLDLNANLTVTGNVTNAAILNAKNATITLSGNWSNTGTFTPGGSTVIFSGTGAQSISASTFNNLTVNKSSGNATLGGVAVINGNLTVTAGTLDLSTFTANRSIAGGSCTIAAGASLLAGSSFPANYNLYSFAATSTETYSGTTAQTVSPLTYGNLSFTGAGTKTLSGSTILSGNLNNGSSWTLNGATNLLSISGGFTNNGTFTPATGTVVLSGTGQTITGATTFNKLSITGSYTTSGINLIFNGQLAVPAGGTFTTGAGVITLNGDVSIAGSFSNTGTLAFGGTAVQNILFNNIITSNIISFNGSNSPAFYASALPSIATLNINNTAGVNPVTNLLVTSAFNTGASGIFNGGFFAQEIQGGFTNNGTFNSRGTVYFNPSAAQNLTITGTNFTNNDNVIFGGTAALNISGTPTTLTHVTFANTNAITPSSNWNIGGIFILTSNAVFNAGNNTFTIAGDLTSNGTLNGNTSVFVMNGNPANIAGNPLTTFYDYTVSGSVSALNDFNVSHNFTNNNAFNATQGTVIFSGSTPSIIQGTASPYNLAQFAISKSTGISTTLAVDVSAVTDLHIFSGILDASTFSITQNNGLLSIEDNAFLLIGGTNSMPAFNTYYLDTLSTVNYNGTTQAVSSATPYGNLVISTAGNKTASANLHMLNNFTLANGTFIPGAFIDTLEGDWTMSSGTFTNTGNTILFYGIKNQTVSATGGFNNITINKTTNNVTLVTNVAAAGITTFVKGLIVTSSNTYNIPAGGTISGANAVSGWIYGKLQMNFGTGTNVTRTYQIGDASNFTPATIVMTSVTTSGNLTGLTLTPDHPNISSSALDANRSVNRYWSFTNSGTIFTTTNVTVNWVAADLDAGALFTYFQVGNYNGSTWTLPTVTSPLATSITATGLTSIGDIAAGELLTNNVWTGAISSNWFSSGNWSAATVPTITTDATIPAALTNYPFINTSVAMTHNITIQAGASVTVSGGNMQISGLITNTGTFTASNGSIEMNGSTAQVIAAGTFATNTILNLTANNTAGLTIGGTLNITGVLKATTGTLATAGFVTLLSSATQTALIDGSGAGSVTGNVIMQRYLPSGFGYKYISSPFLSATVAQMATAINLTATFPTFYSYVENRSYSGWTTYTTVTNPLVPMVGYAANFGSGTAATIFSLTGVVNNGTITSPTFTNNNQPYTLGFNLAGNPYPSPVDWNASGGWTKTNIDDAIYYFNTGTTNQYTGTYSSYINGVSSDGVATNIIAAMQGFFVHVTNGSFPVTATFAVNNAARVNNLTPNYHRDAPSTVPLLRLSAGFTDEGFGEDAAVIYFDHSAMTHFDITLDALKLMNTDENVPNLFMRATDTNRLSIYSLPYLSDTAFVIPLGLYTKKTGILTFRTQDLLRMPAGWHIYLKDAKHGLKELLQDTRYKVQVNAGDDDTRFSLVFSPATVEVDSGDMDGFKAYSAYGKIYVSLPEDGQLAVTNMAGQVMFEQKMTGNGVKELNGAFSSGVYVVSFYSEKGMRTKKVFVAHQ encoded by the coding sequence ATGAAGCTGCTGAGGATATTAAAACTAATTGTACTGCTCATTCAGGCAAGCGTATTGAGTATGCGAAAACTGTTACTATTTACTCATTTACTCATCATTACCTTCTGCTTGTTTGTTCCACTTACCATAATGGGACAAACAAGCTGGAAAGGTACTGTCAATACTTCCTGGAGCGAGTCCGGCAACTGGACCGCCGGCGTACCTGCAGCCAACAGTAGCGTCGTCATCGGAGACGCTAACTTTACAGGCTCATTTCAACCAACGGTTAACATACCGGCCTCCTGTAAATCCCTTACGCTCACTTCCGGTACTCTTACTCAAAACAAAAGTCTGTACATAGGTGGCAACCTGACAATCAACGCAGGCGCCACCCTGACACATAATTCAGGGCCACTCACCGTCTCCGGGAATTTTATCAGAAACGGAACGTACACTGCTGCCTCCGGTGCCACTGTTCTATTAAGCGGTACCGCATCCACCATCACAGGTACCACCACGTTTAGTAACCTAAACATCCTGGCCGGCAGCAATGTCAGCATCAGTAATAATATTACTGTCAATAACGCGCTGACTGTAAATGGCACTTTTACGCCAGTTGAAAATACTACGCCCTATCTCGTGTCAGGAACAGGCGCTCTAAATGTCGGTGCAAATGGTACGCTGAAAGTAAACGCAGCTACTTTCGGGGCGAATTACGGTCTTTCCGGTACCATCACCCTGGCCGCCGGTAGCACGGTGGAATATAGTGCTAATACAGTCGCACAATCGATATCCGCTACCCCCTCCTACTCTACCCTGAAAATCAGCGGCAGCACGGTAAAGACGCTCCCGGGCAATCTAAGCGCATTGAACTCATCTACCGCCTACACAGGTAAAATTGATGTCACTGCCGGTACCCTGGATGTCGCCACCTTCACCGCAAACAGAGGCAGTTCCGTAACAGGCGGCTGGTTACATGTAGGAAATGGCGCCACGCTCAGAATAGGAGGAACCAACACCCTGCCCACCGGCTTCGCCAGTACACAACTGGAGCTTAATAGTACCATAGAATACTACGGTACAACACAAACGGTAGCAGCAGCGACTTATGGTAACCTGATATTATCTACTACCAGCAGCACCAAAGTCACCACGGCAACTCCAACTACGATCAATGGCGACCTTACAATTGCCGCCAGTGTAACCTTCGCACCGGCAGCAAATATGACTATGAATGGTGCCACTAATATCAACGGAACCATGAATGGTGGCAGCTTCACCTATACGCTGAACGGCAACTGGGCGAATACCGGAACGTTTACCGGCAATACTTCAACAGTCATTCTGAATGGCAATGGAACGACTATAACAGGAACCGGAACAAACAATTTTAACAACCTGACTATCGGCACAGGGAATGTCACGGCCGCTGCTACATCAGCAATAAATGTGGCAGGGAATATGGTAAGTAACGGAACATTCACACATGGCAGCGGTGGCACCGTTACTCTCTCTGGCGCGACATCCACTATTACCGGTACCGGGATCATATTCGACAACCTCACAATTTCAGGCACTGTCACCGCAAGTAGCAATTTTGCCATGACAGGTAATCTTGTAGTAAATGGCACCTACACAGGAAGTAGTAATATTCTTACTATGACAGGCGCCAGCAAAACCATCAGCGGAACAGGCACCACCACCTTCAGTACCTTATTTATACAAGGCTCCATAACAGCTGCGAATAACTTTACTATTGCCAATGCATTGGATGTAAGTGGCAATCTGACCACAACCAATACTACCACTTTTTCAGGCACAAGTACTTTGAGCGGCACTCCGAACCTGAACAATGTAACAGTAAGTGGTACTTCACTTCAACTTGCTGCCAATGCCGTCCTTGGCGTGGCTGGTGCATTGACGTTGACAGGCACATTAAATGTAACGGGAACCATCCCTAATACTGTAAATTTTAATGGGAGTAGTGCGCAGACGATTCCAACCGGTACTTATAATAACCTGACCATAGCCGGAGGTAATACCAAGACTGCGGGTGGTGCACTGACGGTAAACGGAGATCTGAATATTGCATCAGGAGGAACTTTTGCAGCAGGCAGTTATACGCATACGGTTTCAGGGAACTGGATCAATACAGGTACGTTCACGCCTGGTACGAGCACGATTGCACTGGCTGGAAATACGAATACAACTATTTCGGGAGCAGCGGCTGCTACAGTTACGTTTAATAATCTTACACTGAGTAAAACGAACCAGACGAATACTGTTACAATGGCGAACAGCGTCACTATTAATGGCACGCCTACACTGACAACCGGTATTATTTATACGGGGAGTAATGTCATGACATTTGCTGGCAGCGAAAGGACAACAGGGGCTGGTATTGTGATTGGAACGATTACAAGGTTATTTACTTCTCTATTAGGGGTAGGCACTTCTTACTTTGAAAGTTCCCTAACTTACCTTACCGGCATCACCACAGTACTGAACGGTTCGATAACAGTAACTACCACTAAAATGCCTGTAACCAGTTTTCCAAGTGGTGCCTCTGTCAACAGGACATATGCTTTTACAACTTCAGGTATCTCATTAAGTTTATTCCCTACACTGTCCTTACACTATGAAGATATAGAGCTGAATGGCAACGTTGAAAACAACATGCAGATCTATAGTGGTACAACAGGAAGTGGTACATGGTCAGTACTAGGTAAAAACACAAATAATTCAACAAGCAATTTTGTTAATTACAATGCCCTGTCGATAGCAGTAAACGGCAACTCCGCCACCTTCTCAGATGGCGCTCCCGTAGTCCGCTGGATCGGTGGTACCAGCACTGACTGGAACACTGCCAGCAACTGGACCGTAGTAGGCGGTGGCACTGCCCGCGTTCCTACCACTACCGACGTTGCTGACCTGGGAAGTGCAAATTTTACCAATCAACCCAACATCAGCGCTGCCGCCAGTGTGAGAGCCGTTTATTTTGGTAGTGCCAGTACAAATCCAGTCACATTAAGCATCACCTCCGGCGGCTCATTAACCACCTCCGGAAATATCACTGCCAGTTGGAGTGCCAATAAAACCCACACCATCAACGCCGATGCGCAAAATATTACCGTTGGCGGAGACCTGCTTCTCAGCGACGGCACTGCCGGCCATGCAATCAACTTAAACGTTAGTACCGGCACTGTCAGCGTAGCTGGCAATGTCTGGCAAACTGGCGGTGCAAACATCACCTTCTCCGGCGCAGGTGCCCTGAATATCAGTGGTGATTTCAACTACAGCAGCGGTACTTTCACACCCTCTACCAGCACCGTTACCTATAATGGAACGATTTCGCAAATAGTTGCCGCAGTGCCCTATAACAATCTCACAATTGCCAAATCGGCAGCCATTGCAGGGATTAATAGCGCCATTACAGTTGCCGGAAATCTATCCCTCACAACTGCTGCGGGGCAACTCGATCTGAATGCAAACCTTACCGTGACAGGCAATGTCACCAATGCAGCGATACTCAACGCTAAAAACGCCACCATTACTCTTAGTGGCAACTGGTCAAACACAGGAACATTTACCCCCGGCGGCAGTACTGTTATTTTTAGCGGAACAGGCGCACAATCTATCAGCGCAAGTACCTTTAACAATCTTACTGTCAATAAATCCAGCGGCAATGCCACATTAGGTGGTGTTGCCGTTATCAACGGTAACCTGACTGTCACAGCTGGCACCCTTGACCTCAGCACATTCACGGCTAACAGAAGCATCGCAGGCGGCTCCTGCACTATCGCTGCCGGCGCATCTTTGCTGGCAGGTAGCAGCTTCCCGGCCAATTACAACCTGTATTCATTTGCAGCGACAAGTACGGAGACTTATTCCGGCACTACGGCACAAACAGTTTCCCCCCTAACCTACGGTAATCTTTCTTTCACAGGCGCTGGCACGAAAACACTCTCTGGTAGCACCATCCTCAGTGGTAATCTAAACAACGGCAGCAGTTGGACATTGAACGGTGCGACCAACCTCCTGAGCATTTCGGGTGGCTTTACTAACAACGGCACGTTTACACCTGCAACTGGCACAGTCGTGCTCTCCGGAACAGGTCAAACCATTACAGGGGCTACTACCTTCAACAAATTGAGTATAACAGGCAGCTATACTACGAGCGGCATCAACCTTATTTTCAACGGCCAGCTTGCCGTGCCCGCAGGCGGTACTTTCACCACCGGCGCTGGTGTTATCACGCTCAATGGAGATGTAAGCATTGCGGGCAGTTTCAGCAATACCGGTACACTTGCTTTTGGTGGTACTGCTGTACAAAATATCCTGTTCAATAACATTATCACCAGCAATATCATTAGTTTCAACGGCAGCAACTCCCCTGCTTTTTATGCCAGTGCATTACCCAGTATTGCAACATTGAACATCAATAACACCGCAGGCGTCAACCCGGTAACGAACCTGCTCGTTACGAGTGCATTTAATACCGGGGCTAGCGGTATCTTCAATGGTGGATTTTTCGCACAGGAAATACAGGGAGGATTTACCAATAACGGCACCTTTAACAGCAGAGGAACGGTCTATTTTAATCCCTCTGCTGCACAGAACCTCACTATCACCGGCACTAACTTTACCAACAATGATAATGTGATATTTGGGGGAACAGCAGCACTGAATATCTCAGGTACACCGACCACTTTAACCCATGTTACTTTCGCTAATACGAATGCTATTACGCCATCGTCTAACTGGAACATTGGAGGCATTTTCATCCTGACCAGTAACGCTGTTTTCAATGCGGGCAATAATACATTTACTATAGCAGGAGACCTGACAAGTAATGGTACACTCAATGGCAATACATCTGTGTTTGTAATGAATGGCAACCCTGCAAATATTGCAGGCAACCCATTGACGACTTTTTACGATTATACAGTCTCCGGAAGCGTGTCAGCCCTGAATGATTTTAATGTATCGCATAATTTCACCAATAACAATGCATTCAATGCAACACAGGGCACGGTGATCTTTTCTGGTTCTACGCCTTCGATCATACAAGGTACCGCATCACCATATAACCTGGCGCAGTTTGCAATCAGCAAGAGTACAGGTATCTCCACTACACTTGCCGTAGATGTAAGTGCTGTCACAGATCTTCATATTTTCAGCGGCATACTTGATGCCAGTACATTCAGCATCACGCAGAATAATGGGTTGCTAAGCATTGAGGATAATGCATTCCTGCTGATAGGCGGCACGAATAGTATGCCGGCATTCAACACTTATTATCTCGACACACTGAGTACTGTTAATTACAATGGTACTACACAGGCTGTTTCTTCCGCCACTCCTTACGGAAATTTAGTGATCTCCACTGCGGGTAATAAAACCGCCTCGGCGAACTTACACATGTTGAATAATTTCACCCTAGCGAATGGCACTTTTATTCCGGGAGCATTTATTGATACACTGGAAGGCGACTGGACAATGTCCAGCGGTACATTTACCAACACCGGGAATACGATACTGTTTTATGGTATCAAAAATCAGACAGTCAGCGCTACAGGAGGCTTCAATAATATCACCATTAATAAAACAACTAATAATGTGACCCTGGTCACCAACGTAGCTGCTGCAGGTATCACCACGTTTGTAAAAGGACTCATCGTTACCAGCAGTAATACTTACAACATTCCCGCGGGTGGCACGATTTCCGGAGCCAACGCTGTTTCCGGGTGGATATATGGAAAGCTGCAAATGAACTTTGGTACGGGTACCAATGTAACACGCACTTATCAAATAGGAGATGCAAGCAATTTCACACCTGCCACAATAGTAATGACAAGTGTAACTACCAGCGGAAACCTAACAGGATTAACGCTTACACCCGATCATCCCAACATCAGCTCCTCGGCTCTGGATGCCAACAGAAGTGTGAACCGTTACTGGTCATTCACTAATTCAGGCACCATATTCACCACCACGAATGTGACAGTTAACTGGGTGGCTGCTGATTTGGATGCCGGTGCACTGTTCACCTATTTCCAGGTGGGAAATTATAACGGCAGTACCTGGACACTCCCCACCGTGACATCACCATTGGCAACTTCCATCACAGCTACTGGTCTTACCAGTATCGGAGATATCGCTGCCGGCGAATTGCTCACCAACAACGTATGGACTGGCGCTATAAGTAGCAACTGGTTCAGTTCGGGGAACTGGTCGGCGGCCACAGTACCCACGATTACCACTGATGCGACCATCCCTGCTGCATTGACAAACTACCCCTTCATCAACACCAGTGTGGCGATGACACATAACATAACTATTCAGGCCGGCGCTTCGGTGACAGTGAGCGGCGGAAACATGCAGATCAGTGGGTTGATTACCAATACCGGTACATTCACAGCCAGCAATGGTTCCATTGAGATGAACGGTAGTACGGCACAGGTCATTGCTGCAGGAACTTTTGCTACGAATACGATCCTTAACCTGACGGCAAATAATACAGCAGGTCTCACGATTGGCGGCACCCTCAATATTACAGGTGTTTTGAAAGCGACGACTGGTACCCTTGCTACAGCAGGTTTCGTCACCTTATTGTCTTCCGCAACACAAACTGCGCTGATCGACGGAAGTGGTGCGGGCAGTGTGACTGGAAATGTGATCATGCAGCGATACCTGCCTTCAGGCTTTGGGTATAAGTATATCAGTTCTCCTTTCCTGTCGGCGACTGTGGCACAGATGGCTACGGCGATCAACCTGACTGCGACTTTCCCAACTTTCTATAGCTATGTAGAAAACCGCTCCTACTCCGGCTGGACAACCTATACAACTGTTACCAATCCTCTGGTGCCAATGGTGGGATATGCGGCAAACTTTGGTAGTGGCACGGCAGCAACTATATTCAGTTTAACGGGTGTCGTGAATAATGGAACGATCACTTCGCCGACATTCACGAACAATAATCAACCGTATACCCTGGGATTCAACCTGGCCGGTAATCCTTATCCCTCGCCGGTAGACTGGAATGCTTCGGGCGGATGGACGAAGACGAATATTGATGATGCCATTTATTATTTCAATACGGGTACAACCAATCAGTATACTGGTACTTACAGCTCATACATTAATGGAGTTTCCAGCGATGGCGTGGCGACGAATATTATTGCAGCCATGCAGGGTTTCTTTGTACATGTAACGAATGGGAGTTTTCCGGTGACGGCCACGTTTGCAGTAAATAATGCAGCCCGGGTGAATAATCTTACACCTAATTATCATCGGGATGCACCGTCAACAGTGCCTTTGCTGCGACTGAGTGCGGGATTCACTGATGAAGGATTTGGGGAAGATGCGGCCGTGATTTATTTCGATCACAGCGCGATGACACATTTTGATATTACACTGGATGCATTGAAGTTGATGAATACAGATGAGAATGTGCCGAACCTGTTTATGAGGGCAACCGATACGAACAGGTTGTCGATTTATTCTTTGCCTTATTTATCGGATACAGCTTTTGTGATTCCCCTGGGCTTGTATACAAAAAAGACAGGGATACTGACATTCAGGACGCAGGACTTGTTAAGAATGCCAGCGGGCTGGCATATTTACCTGAAGGATGCGAAGCACGGACTGAAAGAGTTGTTGCAGGATACGAGGTATAAGGTGCAGGTGAATGCGGGTGATGATGATACGAGATTTTCACTGGTGTTTAGTCCGGCGACGGTGGAAGTGGATAGCGGAGATATGGATGGGTTTAAGGCTTACAGTGCTTATGGCAAAATATACGTGAGTTTGCCGGAAGATGGACAATTGGCAGTGACGAATATGGCAGGGCAGGTGATGTTTGAGCAAAAGATGACTGGGAACGGGGTGAAGGAGTTGAATGGAGCATTTAGTAGTGGGGTGTATGTGGTGAGTTTTTATTCGGAAAAAGGAATGAGGACGAAGAAAGTTTTTGTGGCGCATCAGTAA
- a CDS encoding fimbrial biogenesis chaperone, which translates to MRLLQMRQLLPRIGILFTTIFNLPVHAQAQGDLLITPRRIVFEGGSKLQEINIANSGSDTARYVISLVEIRMKDNGTFEFINVPDSGQLFASNFLRFFPHSVTLPPKEAQVVKVQLQHTADLDTGEYRSHIYFRAVPKQQPLGDEKQPDSPQTISIKLIPVYGITIPVIIRVGKNNSAASMSDISLTMEDTIPKLNLTFHREGNMSVYGDLSVDHISPSGKVTPIGSLKGVAVYTPNRARQLHVALARVNGVNYHAGKLRLSYQEMPTQMNAKVEVLATSEISLN; encoded by the coding sequence ATGAGATTGCTTCAAATGCGGCAACTATTGCCTCGCATAGGAATTTTGTTCACTACTATTTTCAATCTTCCTGTACACGCACAAGCACAGGGAGATTTGCTGATCACCCCCCGCAGGATCGTATTTGAAGGAGGTAGTAAACTTCAGGAGATTAATATTGCCAATTCCGGATCGGATACGGCAAGATATGTTATCTCTCTGGTAGAAATCAGGATGAAAGACAATGGCACATTCGAGTTTATTAATGTGCCAGATTCCGGGCAATTATTTGCCAGTAATTTCCTCCGGTTCTTCCCGCACAGTGTAACCCTGCCTCCCAAAGAAGCACAGGTGGTAAAGGTGCAGTTGCAACACACTGCCGATCTGGATACAGGTGAGTACCGCTCTCACATCTATTTCCGTGCTGTACCCAAACAACAACCACTGGGCGACGAAAAGCAACCGGATAGTCCACAGACCATATCCATCAAACTTATACCTGTGTATGGCATTACAATTCCTGTCATTATCAGGGTGGGTAAAAACAATTCCGCTGCAAGTATGTCGGATATATCTCTTACAATGGAAGATACCATTCCCAAACTGAATCTCACTTTTCATAGGGAAGGTAATATGTCTGTGTATGGAGATCTTTCTGTTGACCATATCTCTCCTTCCGGAAAGGTTACACCGATCGGCTCACTGAAAGGTGTTGCTGTGTACACCCCAAACCGGGCAAGGCAATTACATGTTGCACTTGCAAGGGTAAATGGGGTGAATTACCATGCGGGAAAACTCAGGCTATCCTACCAGGAAATGCCTACACAGATGAACGCGAAAGTAGAGGTGCTGGCAACATCGGAGATATCCCTGAATTAA
- a CDS encoding DUF4402 domain-containing protein, translated as MRKVSLLFAGTFLLLGFSKTSYGQASATANVSATIIAPIAISKSNDMNFGRVAATAAAGTVVLAPAGTRTFTGGVTLPSFGGTGDVSPAIFDVSGAPDYTYSITLPTTATTIANGSNTMTVDTWTSSPTPIGTLAGDGTQTLRVGATLNVGANQAPGVYTSATPFTVTVNYN; from the coding sequence ATGAGAAAAGTATCATTACTCTTCGCCGGCACATTCCTATTGTTAGGTTTCAGCAAAACCTCCTATGGACAAGCCTCTGCTACTGCAAACGTATCAGCGACCATCATCGCCCCAATCGCCATTTCCAAAAGTAACGACATGAATTTCGGCCGCGTCGCCGCAACAGCTGCTGCGGGTACAGTAGTACTGGCTCCTGCGGGAACACGTACATTCACCGGAGGTGTAACACTGCCTTCATTCGGAGGTACCGGCGACGTCTCTCCTGCTATCTTTGACGTATCTGGTGCTCCTGATTACACCTACTCCATTACCTTGCCCACAACTGCTACTACAATCGCAAATGGGTCAAATACTATGACAGTAGATACCTGGACAAGCTCCCCTACACCAATCGGCACACTAGCAGGCGATGGAACACAAACCCTACGTGTGGGTGCAACCCTTAATGTGGGTGCAAACCAGGCTCCTGGTGTGTATACATCTGCTACCCCATTCACGGTGACTGTAAATTATAACTGA
- a CDS encoding SAM hydrolase/SAM-dependent halogenase family protein, producing the protein MKTTRLLNHPDLSSSAHRSHYLSLLTHFVILACFIAQSSTAQNKVIVYQTDFGLKDGAVAEMKGVAIGVSPSLQLFDLTHEIPAYNIWEAAYRLQQTAPYWPAGTVFVSVVDPGVGSSRKSVVLKTKSGHFFVTPDNGTLTLVAKQLGIAAIREIDESLNRRQHSAGSYTFHGRDVYSYTAARLASGIISFKEVGPKLPGSVVRIPFQEPIYKDHVISGNIPVLDIQYGNIWTNIDGPTFNQLKVHTGDTLHVKIFHADTLLYTGDMPYVTTFSAVPERAPLAYLNSLLNVSFALNMESFSLRYHIFSGPDWTVAISSKNE; encoded by the coding sequence ATGAAAACGACACGCCTTCTCAACCATCCCGATTTAAGCTCCTCCGCTCATCGCTCCCACTATCTCTCCCTCCTTACGCATTTCGTCATCCTCGCATGCTTTATCGCCCAATCTTCCACCGCCCAAAACAAAGTCATCGTATACCAAACCGATTTTGGCTTAAAAGACGGCGCCGTTGCCGAAATGAAAGGTGTCGCCATCGGAGTATCCCCCTCCCTGCAATTATTTGACCTTACGCACGAAATCCCAGCTTACAATATTTGGGAAGCCGCTTACCGGCTTCAGCAAACCGCTCCATACTGGCCGGCCGGAACGGTATTCGTTTCCGTGGTAGACCCCGGTGTCGGTTCTTCCAGGAAATCAGTCGTGCTGAAAACAAAGAGCGGCCATTTCTTTGTCACCCCCGATAACGGTACCCTTACCCTCGTTGCAAAACAACTGGGCATTGCAGCCATTCGCGAAATCGATGAATCACTCAATCGCCGTCAGCACTCCGCCGGATCATACACGTTCCACGGCAGGGATGTATACTCCTATACCGCTGCACGCCTGGCTTCCGGCATCATCAGCTTTAAGGAGGTAGGCCCGAAACTGCCCGGTAGTGTCGTGCGTATCCCTTTCCAGGAGCCTATTTACAAAGATCATGTCATCAGCGGCAATATTCCTGTACTGGATATTCAATACGGAAATATCTGGACAAATATTGATGGGCCAACTTTTAATCAGTTGAAAGTACACACCGGCGATACGCTGCATGTGAAAATTTTCCATGCAGATACATTACTATATACCGGAGATATGCCTTATGTCACTACCTTTTCTGCCGTGCCGGAGCGCGCGCCCCTGGCTTATCTCAATAGCCTGTTGAATGTATCGTTCGCTTTAAATATGGAGAGCTTTTCTTTAAGATACCACATTTTCAGTGGACCTGATTGGACAGTAGCAATTAGTTCAAAAAATGAATAG